Proteins encoded within one genomic window of Aspergillus nidulans FGSC A4 chromosome VII:
- a CDS encoding putative mRNA splicing protein (Prp39) (transcript_id=CADANIAT00008273), with product MADYNYGGSEEENAEIKKLEAELLDDPDNFETWERLVRAAEALEGGVNRNSNPQAITTVRNVYDRFLAKFPLLFGYWKKYADLEFSITGTEAADMVYERGVASISSSVDLWTNYCTFKAETSHDTDIIRELFERGANCVGLDFLSHPFWDKYIEYEERVEGYDKIFAILARVIEIPMHQYARYFERYRQLAQTRPVAELAPPNVISQFRADLDAAAGIVAPGAKADAEIERDLRLRLDGYHLEIFSKTQTETTKRWTYESEIKRPYFHVTELDEGQLANWRKYLDFEEAEGSYARIQFLYERCLVTCAHYDEFWQRYARWMSAQPGKEEDVRNIYQRASYLYVPIANPATRLQYAYFEEMCGRVSVAKEIHEAILINIPNHVETIVSLANMCRRHGGLEAAIEVYKSQLDSPQCEMSTKAALVAEWARLLWKIKGSTEEARQVFQKNQQYYLDSQAFWHSYLTFELDQPTSAATESAQYERIKQVVEDIRSKSALSSNVARDLVQIYMVYLLERGTQDAAKEYMTLDREVHGPASVSKAKTGGTEPVSHTAPQVPPVTPAPPIIPTPQVNPYNYYPQQSPVNGGYGNA from the exons ATGGCGGACTACAACTATGGAGGTTCCGAAGAGGAGAACGcggagatcaagaagctggaagccGAGTTG CTCGACGACCCGGATAATTTTGAGACCTGGGAGCGGCTCGTTCGCGCTGCCGAGGCCCTCGAAGGAGGCGTCAACCGCAACTCCAACCCGCAAGCGATAACCACAGTGCGCAACGTCTACGACCGGTTCCTGGCCAAGTTCCCGCTGCTGTTCGGATACTGGAAGAAATATGCCGATCTGGAATTCTCCATCACCGGAACCGAAGCTGCGGATATG GTCTACGAACGAGGCGTTGCTAGTATCTCGTCTTCCGTCGACTTATGGACCAATTACTGCACCTTCAAGGCCGAGACTTCCCACGACACAGACATTATCCGAGA GCTTTTTGAACGAGGAGCGAACTGTGTCGGGTTAGACTTTCTCTCCCACCCATTCTGGGATAAATATATTGAATACGAGGAGCGTGTCGAGGGGTACGACAAGATATTCGCAATTCTAGCCCGTGTCATTGAGATACCGATGCACCAGTATGCCCGCTACTTTGAGCGCTACAGACAGCTTGCGCAAACGCGCCCTGTAGCGGAGCTAGCACCCCCCAATGTTATATCGCAATTCCGCGCCGACCTCGACGCCGCAGCCGGAATTGTTGCTCCAGGCGCAAAGGCAGATGCTGAGATTGAGCGTGACTTGCGTCTCCGTTTGGATGGATATCACCTGGAAATATTTTCAAAGACGCAGACTGAGACTACTAAACGCTGGACATACGAGTCGGAGATCAAGCGACCGTATTTCCATGTCACGGAGTTAGATGAAGGCCAATTGGCCAACTGGCGAAAGTACCTCGACTTCGAAGAGGCCGAAGGCTCCTACGCTCGAATTCAGTTCTTGTATGAGAGATGTCTTGTGACATGCGCTCATTATGACGAGTTCTGGCAGCGTTACGCCAGGTGGATGTCTGCTCAGCCCgggaaagaggaggatgtgCGGAATATCTACCAGCGCGCAAGCTATCTATATGTTCCCATTGCCAACCCGGCAACTCGCCTACAGTATGCGTACTTTGAGGAGATGTGCGGACGAGTCAGCGTGGCGAAAGAAATCCACGAAGCAATTCTTATCAATATTCCCAACCACGTTGAAACAATTGTCTCCCTGGCTAACATGTGCCGTCGTCACGGCGGTCTTGAAGCCGCCATTGAAGTGTACAAGTCCCAACTTGACTCCCCGCAATGTGAAATGAGCACCAAGGCCGCCCTTGTGGCTGAATGGGCTCGGCTATTGTGGAAGATCAAGGGTTCGACTGAGGAGGCTCGCCAGGTCTTCCAAAAGAATCAGCAATACTACCTGGACAGCCAGGCGTTCTGGCACAGTTATCTCACGTTTGAGCTGGATCAGCCTACAAGCGCTGCGACAGAAAGCGCCCAGTATGAGCGGATAAAGCAAGTTGTTGAAGATATCCGGTCGAAGAGCGCTCTGTCGTCGAATGTTGCCAGGGATCTTGTACAGATCTACATGGTATACCTTCTCGAACGCGGTACGCAGGATGCTGCGAAGGAATACATGACCCTTGACAGAGAAGTACACGGTCCCGCGTCTGTATCCAAGGCGAAGACTGGAGGCACAGAACCAGTGTCTCATACCGCACCCCAGGTTCCTCCTGTGACTCCGGCCCCTCCTATTATTCCTACGCCCCAAGTCAACCCGTACAACTACTATCCACAACAGAGTCCTGTCAACGGGGGCTATGGGAATGCCTAG
- the atg1 gene encoding serine/threonine protein kinase ATG1 (transcript_id=CADANIAT00008270), whose protein sequence is MASTPSKSSRSSKEAYSEVAIGPYTRLDHIGKGSFATVYRGVQTKSRTFVAIKSVNLGKLNRKLKDNLAMEIDILKYLLHPHIVALLDCLETNSHIHLIMEYCALGDLSQFIKRRDSLKDHSYTRHMISKYPNVSGGALNEVIVRHFLKQLASALRFLRDKNLIHRDIKPQNLLLCPAPKPAPTQSEAEPQIVPLKGSETSFTPAVGLETLPLLKLADFGFARSLPATSLAETLCGSPLYMAPEILRYEKYDAKADLWSVGTVLYEMVVGKPPFRATNHVELLRKIETARDRIKFPEENPASDDIKALVRGLLKFNPVVRMTFADFFENDIITGPIPGLAAEDVPIPDRPPSPEVIPTESAEPQSVSDTIYPRNNDAEPKEDRYPPPHRYVPHNDRPQTPTSSSPMRRTRSGDRPSSAKQIPPAAAPPRPEAVSHATAPGRQELIGRHSSEQQAPGTVPVYKNVDKLKEERELAAQEVAFERDYVVVEKRAVEVNAFADQLAYDPRFHGKQTGALPRRQTTPALPTTQASSQNSPRKAVQVVSGRSRADSAHNRHASYERRYGQSPTSATSAISKALNMASGRLFGVGFSPPLNIAKGGRSPPLAYNPFPAYPTGHAGLLTMGDGARAQASPDEDTRTVKELEECATRSDVVYGFAEVKYKQLIPLAPSSQSYNSPNAPGTNFEEGELTPDAAVTLSEEALVLYVKALSLLAKSMDIAGAWWMRKNRAEALGESSFSRLEPVSIRINKVVQWVRSRFNEVLEKAEFVRLKLLEAQRRLPTDHPSHPNNLSLESAGSGTSVDVMVSPGVTAEKLMYDRALEMSRAAAINELTSEDLPGCEIAYVTAIRMLEAVLETDEVQPSGKGTDKVTLDGVQGEEREVLLKLVSKIRMRLATLRQKLAVLAKRQTPPSSGKMIPSNLAHATPATPATGMATPR, encoded by the exons ATGGCTTCGACACCATCAAagagctccaggagctcgaAGGAGGCTTATAGCGAAGTGGCAATTGGGCCGTACACGAGACTGGATCATATTGGAAAAGGCAGCTTTGCCACTGTATACCGTGGTGTTCAGACG AAATCACGAACGTTTGTCGCTATAAAGTCGGTAAACCTGGGAAAGCTCAACAGAAAGCTCAAAGACAACCTAGCGATGGAGATTGATATCCTCAAATACCTTCTCCACCCGCACATCGTCGCACTGCTCGACTGTCTTGAGACAAATTCACACATTCATTTGATAATGGAATACTGTGCTTTAGGCGATTTGTCACAGTTCATCAAACGAAGGGACAGTCTCAAAGACCATAGCTATACCCGGCATATGATATCAAAGTATCCGAACGTCTCTGGTGGAGCCTTAAACGAGGTGATCGTCCGTCATTtcctgaagcagctggcaAGCGCCCTAAGGTTCCTTCGTGATAAGAACCTTATTCACCGCGATATCAAGCCTCAAAATCTTTTGCTCTGCCCGGCGCCAAAACCCGCGCCAACGCAGTCAGAAGCCGAGCCACAGATAGTCCCGCTCAAAGGCAGTGAAACGTCGTTTACGCCGGCGGTGGGCTTAGAAACGCTGCCATTGCTCAAGTTAGCTGATTTCGGTTTCGCACGATCCCTCCCTGCCACGTCTCTCGCAGAGACATTATGTGGTTCTCCTTTATATATGGCCCCTGAGATTCTACGGTACGAGAAGTATGATGCCAAGGCGGACTTATGGTCCGTTGGCACTGTGCTATACGAAATGGTCGTGGGAAAACCGCCATTTAGGGCAACAAATCATGTTGAATTGCTTCGAAAGATCGAGACTGCAAGAGACCGAATCAAGTTTCCAGAAGAGAATCCTGCCTCAGATGATATTAAGGCACTAGTCCGTGGCCTTCTAAAATTCAATCCGGTGGTGCGAATGACATTTGCAGATTTCTTTGAGAATGACATTATTACGGGTCCTATACCTGGCCTAGCAGCCGAAGATGTACCTATTCCCGATCGCCCACCGTCACCAGAGGTCATTCCTACCGAGTCTGCAGAGCCTCAATCTGTTTCTGACACTATCTATCCCCGGAATAATGACGCTGAACCAAAAGAAGACCGTTATCCGCCGCCCCATCGATATGTACCTCACAATGACAGGCCGCAAACGCCCACAAGCTCTTCACCTATGCGAAGGACCAGGAGTGGCGACAGACCttcctccgcgaagcagatacctccagctgctgccccACCGCGGCCGGAGGCAGTTTCCCATGCCACAGCTCCAGGACGTCAGGAGCTTATAGGTCGCCATTCTTCAGAACAACAGGCCCCTGGTACCGTGCCGGTGTACAAAAACGTAGACAAGTTAAAGGAAGAACGTGAACTAGCTGCACAAGAAGTCGCGTTCGAGCGAGACTACGTTGTTGTGGAGAAGCGCGCAGTCGAAGTTAATGCTTTTGCAGATCAATTGGCATATGACCCAAGGTTCCACGGTAAACAAACTGGTGCTCTTCCTCGAAGGCAAACAacaccagctcttccaacgACGCAGGCATCATCGCAAAATTCTCCAAGAAAAGCAGTCCAGGTAGTATCAGGCCGGTCCCGAGCGGACTCGGCTCACAACCGGCATGCCTCCTACGAGCGGCGCTACGGCCAAAGCCCTACGTCTGCGACCTCAGCAATTTCCAAGGCTCTCAACATGGCAAGTGGGCGATTATTCGGCGTGGGATTCTCTCCGCCGTTGAATATCGCCAAAGGGGGGCGATCGCCTCCTTTGGCTTACAATCCGTTCCCTGCCTATCCAACCGGCCATGCCGGTTTATTGACCATGGGAGATGGTGCTAGAGCCCAAGCCAGCCCGGACGAGGATACACGGACTGTCAAAGAGCTCGAAGAGTGCGCCACCCGCAGTGACGTTGTATATGGTTTCGCCGAGGTGAAATACAAACAGCTTATACCGCTAGCACCGTCCTCTCAAAGCTATAATAGTCCGAATGCGCCGGGCACTAAtttcgaggaaggcgaacTTACACCTGACGCCGCCGTGACCCTCTCGGAGGAGGCCTTGGTACTCTACGTCAAGGCATTGTCTCTACTTGCCAAGTCGATGGACATTGCGGGCGCCTGGTGGATGCGCAAAAATCGAGCCGAAGCCCTGGGTGAATCTAGTTTTAGTCGACTGGAACCCGTCTCGATTCGGATCAATAAGGTTGTGCAATGGGTCCGCAGCCGATTCAACGAGGTGCTCGAAAAGGCTGAGTTTGTTCGGCTCAAATTGCTTGAAGCGCAGAGACGACTGCCGACAGATCATCCATCCCACCCCAACAACCTCTCGCTCGAGTCAGCCGGTTCAGGCACCTCGGTGGACGTCATGGTGAGCCCTGGTGTGACGGCTGAGAAGCTGATGTACGATCGCGCGTTGGAGATGAGCCGGGCGGCGGCGATCAATGAGCTCACGAGTGAAGATCTCCCTGGCTGTGAGATTGCTTATGTGACTGCCATTAGGATGCTGGAGGCTGTTTTGGAGACAGACGAAGTGCAGCCGTCAGGGAAGGGCACTGACAAGGTTACACTGGACGGCGTGCAGGGCGAGGAGCGTGAGGTCTTGTTGAAGT TGGTGTCTAAGATACGCATGCGGTTGGCAACTTTGCGACAGAAGCTGGCTGTCTTGGCCAAGCGACAAACTCCGCCGTCGAGCGGAAAAATGATCCCCTCGAACCTAGCACATGCCACGCCTGCCACGCCTGCCACGGGGATGGCTACTCCTCGATGA
- the prp28 gene encoding mRNA splicing protein PRP28 (transcript_id=CADANIAT00008272), whose amino-acid sequence MESQSILPPPPPPEDASAPPPPPEESAAPPPPPDVSAPPPPPEDLPPPPPEPEVKKKKVGWGTKRPATTPLSVEELVRKKREADAAAARPKFMSKAERERLALEKRAKEVDAQRRRTNGTPNGVDGMDLDTPSRGFRTPNGDSRSIPTGPRAMRNGDGPTPTGPAAMRSRNDSGTTKSDKKVDKRFNEEDEAAAQAALIKQRYMGADQTSNFSAKKKRKRTTDRKFNFEWNAEEDTSGDYNPLYQHRHEANFFGRGRLAGFGDDVADSVAKKYAKALEDRDREAGSIRAREILEMERRRREESTRNQLDKHWSEKKLEHMRERDWRIFKEDFNIATKGGSVPNPMRSWDESGLPKRLLELVDRVGYKEPTPIQRAAIPIAMQSRDLIGVAVTGSGKTAAFLLPLLCYIAELPRIDEFEWRKNDGPYAIVLAPTRELAQQIEIEAKKFTEPLGFNVVSIVGGHSFEEQAYSLRNGAEIIIATPGRLVDCIERRMLVLSQCCYVIMDEADRMIDLGFEEPVNKILDALPVTNEKPDTEEAEDSSAMSRHLGSKDRYRQTMMYTATMPTAVERIARKYLRRPAIVTIGSAGEAVDTVEQRVEMIAGEDKRKKRLGEILSSGDFRPPIIVFVNIKRNCDAIAREIKQWGFSSVTLHGSKTQEQREAALASVRNGSTDVLVATDLAGRGIDVPDVSLVINFNMATSIESYTHRIGRTGRAGKSGVAITFLGNEDADVMYDLKQMLIKSPISRVPEELRKHEAAQSKPTRGAGKKIEEASGFAGKGGW is encoded by the exons ATGGAATCACAGTCGATCCTGCCTCCTCCACCCCCTCCTGAGGATGCCAGcgcacctccacctcccccaGAAGAGTccgctgctcctccgccgccgccagatGTATCCgcgcctccacctccgcccGAAGAccttccaccacctcctcctgaaCCGGAAgtaaagaaaaagaaggtGGGATGGGGTACCAAGCGTCCGGCTACGACGCCGTTGAGTGTAGAGGAGTTAGTtcggaagaaaagagaagccGATGCAGCAGCGGCTCGG CCAAAATTCATGTCCAAAGCGGAGCGAGAACGGTTGGCATTGGAAAAGCGCGCGAAGGAGGTCGACGCTCAGCGACGGAGGACGAATGGAACCCCTAATGGGGTGGATGGGATGGATTTAGATACGCCGTCTAGGGGATTCCGTACGCCGAATGGTGATTCTCGATCTATTCCTACAGGTCCTCGTGCAATGAGGAACGGTGACGGCCCGACTCCTACTGGGCCAGCAGCTATGCGTTCAAGGAATGACTCGGGTACAACCAAATCAGATAAAAAAGTTGATAAAAGGttcaatgaagaggacgaggccgCAGCGCAAGCGGCCCTCATCAAGCAACGATATATGGGCGCGGACCAGACTTCGAACTTttcggcgaagaagaagcggaagcgaACGACGGACCGGAAGTTCAACTTCGAGTGGAACGCTGAGGAGGACACTAGCGGCGACTATAACCCGCTGTATCAGCACCGACATGAGGCCAATTTCTTCGGACGCGGGCGTCTGGCGGGCTTCGGTGACGATGTGGCCGATTCAGTGGCAAAGAAGTATGCTAAAGCGCTGGAGGACCGAGATCGCGAAGCGGGAAGTATTCGGGCGAGGGAGATCTTGGAGATGgagcggaggcggcgagAGGAGAGTACGCGGAACCAGTTGGACAAGCATTGgagcgagaagaagctggagcataTGCGCGAGCGAGACTGGCGTATCTTCAAAGAAGACTTCAATATCGCGACCAAGGGTGGAAGCGTACCAAACCCGATGAGATCATGGGACGAGTCTGGCCTGCCGAAGCGGCTTCTGGAGCTTGTTGATCGAGTTGGGTACAAAGAGCCAACTCCGATTCAGCGAGCTGCGATCCCTATCGCAATGCAGTCGCGCGATCTTATCGGTGTTGCCGTGACTGGGTCTGGTAAGACTGCagcgtttcttctccctctgctATGTTATATTGCAGAGTTGCCGCGGATAGACGAGTTTGAGTGGCGCAAGAACGACGGACCGTACGCAATTGTTCTTGCGCCGACCCGTGAATTGGCCCAGCAAATTGAGATTGAAGCCAAGAAGTTCACGGAGCCACTTGGTTTTAATGTTGTCAGTATCGTTGGTGGTCACTCGTTCGAGGAGCAGGCATACAGTTTGCGGAACGGTGCTGAGATCATTATTGCTACACCTGGTCGTCTAGTCGACTGCATCGAGCGCCGCATGTTGGTACTTAGCCAGTGTTGCTACGTTATTATGGATGAAGCCGATCGTATGATCGACCTTGGTTTTGAGGAGCCGGTTAATAAGATTCTTGACGCGCTTCCGGTCACCAATGAGAAGCCCGAcacagaggaagcagaggaTTCATCGGCCATGAGCCGACATCTCGGCTCAAAGGACCGCTACCGCCAGACCATGATGTACACAGCTACCATGCCCACTGCGGTAGAGCGCATTGCTCGAAAGTACCTCCGGCGACCAGCGATTGTCACCATTGGAAGCGCCGGTGAAGCTGTGGACACTGTCGAACAGCGCGTCGAGATGATCGCCGGCGAAGATAAGCGCAAGAAACGCCTCGGCGAGATCTTATCGTCTGGCGACTTCCGTCCACCGATCATCGTCTTTGTCAATATCAAGCGCAACTGCGATGCAATTGCGCGCGAGATTAAACAATGGGGCTTTTCTTCTGTTACACTGCACGGAAGCAAAACACAGGAGCAGCGTGAGGCCGCCCTGGCTTCTGTTCGCAACGGCTCGACGGACGTCCTGGTCGCTACGGATCTGGCTGGACGTGGTATCGATGTGCCAGACGTCAGTCTCGTTATCAACTTCAACATGGCTACCTCGATTGAGAGCTACACTCACCGTATCGGTCGTACTGGTCGTGCTGGGAAGAGTGGTGTGGCTATCACATTCTTGGGTAACGAGGATGCCGACGTCAT GTACGATCTCAAGCAAATGCTTATCAAGTCGCCCATTTCCCGGGTGCCGGAGGAATTGCGCAAGCACGAGGCCGCTCAATCGAAGCCCACACGCGGAGcgggaaagaagatcgagGAGGCTTCTGGTTTCGCTGGTAAAGGGGGTTGGTAA
- a CDS encoding mitochondrial 54S ribosomal protein mL59 (transcript_id=CADANIAT00008274), whose product MSTLQPASSGLIAKLPTRLRNFFARYPPQHYSAAAAPPPDPTTTPPPASETGALPSPYTPNRDAKGHERPDPSAISPSRALLWSNPDYPNPFLPRKNFRTGKWIGPRYGLRQQADLVKLAIKYNVEALLPPGKKSTEYKETRRAERGLQVKGTGIGQKVKGHKWERTMEGRLEDRRKAMMEMPEMIRLWKQRGHGRGWKKWPKR is encoded by the exons ATGTCCACCctccagccagccagttctGGCCTAATCGCCAAACTCCCTACCCGCCTCCGCAACTTTTTCGCCCGCTACCCTCCCCAGCACTACTCCGCGGCGGCTGCACCACCCCCCGACCCAACAACgacaccaccaccagcatccGAGACCGGGGCCCTCCCATCACCCTATACTCCTAACCGAGACGCCAAGGGCCACGAACGCCCTGACCCGAGTGCCATCTCTCCCTCGCGGGCCCTCTTATGGTCGAACCCTGATTACCCGAATCCGTTCCTGCCTCGCAAGAACTTTCGCACGGGGAAATGGATCGGACCGCGGTATGGGCTGCGGCAGCAGGCGGATCTGGTGAAGTTGGCTATCAAGTATAATGTTGAGGCACTGCTACCACCGGGGAAGAAGAGTACTGAGTACAAGGAGACGAGACGCGCGGAGCGTGGATTGCAGGTTAAGGGTACGGGTATTGGACAGAAAGTCAAGGGTCACAAGTGGGAGAGGACGATGGAAGGACGACTTGAGGATaggaggaaggcgatgatggagatgcCGGAGATGATCCGGTTGTGGAAGCAG AGAGGTCATGGTCGTGGTTGGAAGAAGTGGCCCAAGAGGTGA
- a CDS encoding uncharacterized protein (transcript_id=CADANIAT00008271) — protein MIGSIFFIFNRLTEIVFLIPIIGMMAYFIDGYLKANMITPPYILVLFIVSVIAVFWCIDTLIRHSTTKRSAAFVSFVDLLFFGAFIAGVYQLRFIADADCGDWDGGSVWVSLGPFGAFGRQSGNNLADDLNKTCRMLKTCFAIGIMEVLFFFWTAIIALWLYRRNNDRPVVVKETTTVRRRSHSHGSRRGHGSSHSRRHSSSSRRPHYVV, from the exons ATGATCGGaagcatcttcttcatcttcaaccgcTTGACGGAGATAGTTTTCCTCATCCCCATAATTGGGATGATG GCCTATTTCATTGATGGCTACCTAAAAGCCAATATGATCACACCTCCATAcattctcgtcctcttcatcgtctctGTGATTGCCGTCTTCTGGTGTATCGACACTCTTATCCGGCATTCAACCACAAAACGCTCCGCCGCGTTCGTTTCCTTTGtcgaccttctcttctttggcgcCTTCATAGCCGGTGTATACCAACTCCGCTTTATTGCCGACGCCGACTGCGGTGATTGGGACGGCGGCAGTGTTTGGGTCTCCCTGGGCCCCTTTGGCGCATTCGGGCGCCAGTCTGGCAACAATCTAGCAGATGACCTAAATAAGACGTGTCGGATGCTGAAGACCTGCTTTGCGATTGGCATTATGGAggtgctcttcttcttctggacgGCGATCATTGCGCTCTGGCTTTATAGGCGTAACAATGATCGCCCAGTTGTTGTCAAGGAGACGACGACAGTCAGGAGGAGAAGCCATAGCCATGGCAGTCGTAGGGGACATGGGAGTAGCCACTCGAGAAGGCACAGTAGTTCCAGTCGCAGGCCGCATTATGTGGTTTAG
- a CDS encoding high affinity methionine permease (transcript_id=CADANIAT00008269): MDITSGPVLKNEVAPDTKLVEDGPRRADGVTQLYEGNIFEATPEDRRQIGVVSASFLIFNRVIGTGIFATPSTILSLSGSVGLSLFMWVAGTLIAVAGTAVYLEWGTAIPKNGGEKNYLEYVYKKPKFLATAMFAAYAVLLGWAASNSVVFGQYILNAAEVEVDRWNQRGIGLACITAAFLIHGFALNWGLRLQNLLGIVKLIIIIFVIVTGWVALAGHTKIETPHNFQNAFEGTTGSGYGVVMALYNVIWSFIGYSNANYALSETKNPERTLKIAAPVAIGSVGVLYMLCNIAYFAAVPKDQFLASGNIVAATFFGNMFGSRAERVMSVFVALSAFGNVLSVIFSQGRIVQELGREGVLPFSKFWASNKPFKSPAAGLFEHWVVSVIIMLAPPPGDAYNFLVNLISYPLAIVNVFVSAGLIYIYLTKEKNFPNWAPGIRATLPVTVFFCLSNIYLVVAPYIPPSAGQSVYEELPYYLHCVVALGIFALGAIYYLVWAVAMPRLGGYVLVKETVVDADGWSRSVFTKMPVARVKDEGLHF, from the exons ATGGACATCACTTCGGGGCCTGTCCTCAAGAATGAGGTTGCACCAGACACCAAGCTCGTTGAAGATGGCCCGCGCCGCGCAGATGGCGTTACCCAGCTAT ACGAAGGAAACATTTTCGAGGCGACGCCCGAAGACCGTCGCCAGATCGGTGTCGTCAGTGCATCGTTCCTGATCTTCAATCGCGTCATTGGAACCGGTATCTTCGCTACCCCGAGTACGATCCTGTCGTTGTCCGGGAGTGTCGGGCTATCGCTATTCATGTGGGTTGCTGGCACTTTGATTGCCGTCGCCGGTACTGCGGTCTACCTGGAATGGGGTACTGCCATTCCTAA GAACGGAGGTGAGAAGAACTATCTCGAATACGTCTACAAGAAACCCAAGTTCTTGGCCACGGCCATGTTTGCTGCCTACGCCGTTTTACTCGGATGGGCCGCAAGTAACAGCGTCGTCTTCGGCCAGTATATCCTCAACGCCGCCGAGGTAGAAGTCGACCGATGGAACCAGCGAGGTATTGGCCTTGCTTGCATCACTGCTGCGTTCCTGATTCACGGCTTCGCGCTGAACTGGGGTCTCCGTCTTCAGAACCTGCTTGGTATTGTCAAgctcatcattatcatcttCGTTATTGTCACTGGCTgggtggctttggctggccaCACGAAGATTGAGACGCCTCACAACTTCCAAAATGCCTTTGAGGGAACTACTGGAAGCGGATATGGTGTTGTCATGGCATTGTATAATGTCATTTGGTCGTTTATCGGCTACTCGAATGCCAATTAC gccctgaGCGAAACCAAGAACCCCGAGCGTACATTGAAGATTGCCGCCCCCGTCGCAATTGGGTCTGTCGGTGTCCTTTATATGCTCTGCAACATCGCCTACTTCGCCGCAGTCCCGAAAGACCAATTCCTCGCATCAGGCAACATCGTCGCAGCGACGTTCTTCGGGAACATGTTCGGCTCCCGCGCAGAGCGCGTCATGTCTGTCTTTGTGGCTTTGTCGGCATTTGGAAACGTTCTCTCTGTGATCTTTTCGCAAGGCCGAATCGTACAGGAACTCGGCCGCGAAGGcgtcctccccttctctAAATTCTGGGCCAGCAACAAGCCCTTTAAGTCCCCTGCCGCTGGACTCTTTGAACACTGGGTCGTCTCTGTGATTATCATGCTTGCTCCGCCTCCAGGAGATGCCTACAACTTCCTCGTCAA CCTGATCTCCTACCCGCTCGCCATTGTAAACGTCTTCGTCTCCGCCGGTCTAATCTACATTTACCTCACGAAAGAAAAGAACTTCCCGAACTGGGCTCCCGGCATCCGCGCAACCCTCCCTGTAACAGTTTTCTTTTGCCTGTCAAACATCTACCTCGTGGTGGCGCCATATATCCCGCCTTCCGCCGGCCAAAGCGTCTACGAAGAGCTCCCTTATTACCTGCACTGCGTTGTTGCATTGGGAATCTTTGCGCTTGGCGCTATCTATTATCTTGTTTGGGCAGTTGCCATGCCGCGCCTCGGCGGGTACGTCCTTGTTAAAGAGACAGTCGTCGATGCCGATGGGTGGAGTAGGAGTGTTTTTACGAAGATGCCTGTTGCAAGGGTGAAGGACGAGGGGTTGCATTTCTAG